A window from Nitrospira sp. ND1 encodes these proteins:
- a CDS encoding type II toxin-antitoxin system ParD family antitoxin: MGTTRKTITVTEQQDQWIKAQIKRGGFTNDSEYIRDLIRRDQDSAKSQALKEAVQEGLDSGASDRTVSQIMEGVETRLRANGRL, translated from the coding sequence ATGGGAACCACACGAAAGACCATTACCGTCACGGAACAGCAGGATCAGTGGATCAAAGCCCAGATCAAGCGCGGCGGCTTCACGAACGACAGCGAATATATCCGTGATCTGATCCGGCGCGATCAAGACAGTGCTAAATCTCAGGCGTTGAAGGAAGCCGTTCAGGAAGGGTTGGACAGTGGCGCCAGCGACCGAACCGTGTCGCAAATCATGGAGGGAGTGGAAACGCGACTGAGGGCGAATGGCCGTCTATAG
- a CDS encoding type II toxin-antitoxin system RelE/ParE family toxin — protein sequence MAVYSLSSKAAADLDGIYEYTILHFGLEQARVYLLGLHERFEMLAKQPTQGRKADELAPGLRQLGHQSHIVFYLAKNDGIRIVRVLHHSMDVTRHV from the coding sequence ATGGCCGTCTATAGCCTCTCGTCGAAAGCCGCCGCCGATCTCGATGGCATCTATGAATACACGATCCTTCATTTCGGACTGGAACAGGCGCGGGTCTATCTCTTGGGCTTGCACGAGCGGTTCGAGATGCTCGCGAAACAGCCGACACAGGGGCGCAAGGCCGATGAACTCGCGCCGGGATTACGACAGCTTGGGCATCAGTCCCACATTGTATTTTACCTTGCCAAGAACGACGGGATTCGGATCGTGCGTGTCCTGCACCACAGCATGGACGTCACGAGGCATGTATAG
- a CDS encoding methyltransferase, whose amino-acid sequence MSTEAVRSWYVSTQRLLEFLDERQLPPQVAQALHSPNSQPSKIILANLLGPQLLGFLRTEGIHPFHRLAAEGKLAPGVRFAYQGHFYGKGFGAANRTPLVSLSEDVSDVLPGMKLVIEFSKSGLVTDTAYSRLSGSTNLFAFCSVTEIDDATIRAVPYVVGDLIERTGSGLDLRLIDSLHLPVQRIDQFSRTDFRWTPTAKQFNLLKNIPERDVKALLCRLLGEANVPSDWGGEECDLFSSNLSVNGERMSAAFLLKGPARFHEMTLADCGKNGDQIYRLFNTPADVFVVQHCHKITPAVRKTVGAFALSNYSRTCRFTLIDGYDTARILHANGML is encoded by the coding sequence ATGAGCACTGAAGCAGTTCGGTCGTGGTATGTTAGCACGCAACGATTACTTGAGTTCTTAGATGAAAGGCAATTGCCGCCTCAAGTCGCACAAGCCTTGCACTCACCGAACTCCCAGCCTAGCAAAATCATTCTTGCCAACCTTCTCGGCCCACAGCTTCTTGGATTTCTTCGGACTGAAGGCATTCATCCGTTTCATCGGTTGGCGGCCGAAGGCAAGCTGGCGCCCGGCGTTCGCTTTGCCTATCAAGGGCACTTCTACGGGAAGGGTTTTGGCGCAGCCAACCGTACCCCACTCGTTTCATTGTCGGAGGATGTCAGCGACGTACTTCCCGGAATGAAGCTGGTCATCGAGTTCTCAAAGAGTGGCCTTGTAACTGATACCGCATATTCACGCCTTAGTGGTTCCACAAACCTGTTTGCTTTTTGCTCAGTTACGGAAATTGATGACGCGACGATTCGGGCTGTTCCGTATGTCGTCGGCGATCTCATAGAACGCACGGGGTCGGGTTTAGATCTGAGACTTATCGACTCCTTGCATCTTCCTGTTCAGAGGATCGACCAGTTCTCTCGAACCGACTTTCGCTGGACACCAACCGCCAAGCAATTCAATCTCCTGAAAAACATCCCTGAGCGGGATGTTAAAGCGCTGCTTTGTCGGCTTCTTGGCGAGGCGAACGTCCCAAGTGATTGGGGTGGTGAAGAGTGTGATCTCTTTTCAAGCAACCTATCTGTTAATGGAGAAAGGATGTCTGCTGCATTTCTCCTCAAGGGGCCTGCTCGGTTTCATGAAATGACACTGGCCGACTGTGGAAAGAATGGAGATCAAATCTATCGTCTGTTCAACACCCCGGCTGATGTCTTCGTGGTTCAGCACTGCCACAAAATTACTCCTGCCGTCCGAAAAACCGTAGGAGCTTTCGCCCTCTCGAACTACTCGCGCACTTGTAGGTTTACTCTCATCGATGGTTATGACACGGCTCGCATCCTTCACGCCAATGGGATGCTATAG
- a CDS encoding phospholipid-binding protein MlaC: MSYVGINIGALTVNDTIRLSGIINAVFISLILGWTPAGSGQAAPEHATPTAVVRETLDAVFHILDDQQLKGPGHLTQRRHLLENIIAERFDYEEMSKRTLAAHWKPLNPSERQEFVQLFKAFLSDQYAARIEGYAGERVVYLSERTVDGYAEVRTRLVSDKLDFPMDYRLTNKGGTWYAYDVIVDGVSLVMNYRSQFGKIIVESSFQELLRRLRERRGSEEKAKT; encoded by the coding sequence ATGTCGTACGTCGGTATCAACATCGGAGCCCTCACGGTGAACGACACCATACGCCTCTCCGGCATCATCAACGCGGTCTTCATCAGCCTGATCCTCGGCTGGACACCGGCCGGCAGCGGACAGGCGGCGCCGGAGCACGCCACTCCGACCGCCGTCGTTCGCGAGACACTCGACGCGGTCTTTCACATCCTCGACGACCAGCAATTAAAAGGCCCCGGCCACCTGACGCAGCGTCGGCATCTCCTGGAGAACATCATCGCCGAGCGGTTCGACTACGAAGAGATGTCGAAACGGACGCTCGCCGCCCATTGGAAACCGCTCAACCCCTCGGAACGGCAGGAGTTCGTGCAGCTCTTCAAAGCGTTTCTGTCGGACCAGTATGCGGCCAGGATCGAAGGGTACGCAGGCGAGCGGGTGGTCTATCTCTCTGAGCGCACGGTCGACGGATACGCCGAAGTCCGAACCAGACTGGTGTCCGACAAGCTGGACTTTCCGATGGATTATCGGCTGACGAATAAAGGCGGTACCTGGTATGCCTATGACGTGATTGTCGATGGAGTGAGTCTGGTCATGAACTATCGCAGTCAATTCGGCAAGATCATCGTAGAGTCGTCGTTCCAGGAACTGTTGCGCCGACTGAGAGAGCGGAGGGGGAGCGAAGAGAAAGCGAAGACGTGA
- a CDS encoding YbhB/YbcL family Raf kinase inhibitor-like protein, with protein sequence MPFELACSAFKEGELIPKKHTCEGEDLSPPLRWNHPPGGTRSFALIADDPDAPGRTWVHWVFYNIPLDLRGLAEGIPTQETLPNGAQQGLNDSQEIGYGGPCPPPGKPHRYYFKLYALDCELALKSRATKAQVVEAMQGHVLAEASLMGRFAR encoded by the coding sequence ATGCCGTTCGAACTTGCCTGTAGCGCGTTCAAGGAGGGGGAACTCATTCCGAAGAAACACACGTGTGAAGGCGAGGACCTGTCGCCCCCATTGCGCTGGAACCATCCCCCGGGGGGCACGCGAAGTTTTGCGCTCATTGCCGACGATCCCGATGCGCCGGGTCGTACATGGGTGCATTGGGTATTCTACAACATCCCGTTGGATCTCCGTGGCCTGGCCGAAGGGATTCCGACTCAGGAGACATTGCCGAACGGGGCGCAGCAGGGCCTGAACGACAGCCAGGAAATCGGCTATGGCGGGCCATGTCCACCGCCCGGGAAACCGCACCGGTATTACTTCAAGTTGTATGCGTTGGATTGCGAGTTGGCGCTCAAATCGCGGGCCACAAAAGCTCAGGTGGTCGAGGCGATGCAGGGGCATGTACTGGCCGAAGCGTCCTTGATGGGTCGGTTTGCGCGATAG
- a CDS encoding NAD(P)-binding domain-containing protein, giving the protein MVIPKGRNEKNTIRIGVVGFGKVGRACAELLLTSKDLFLAAIVRRLDSLAQPLPEVFSKIPVVSHTAQVHEMDAALLCVPIDQLEGVAHGCLQHGLPIIECALLHGEAFQAHREAINRFATRFDVPAIVGAGWDPGALSVMRSLFGLLAPEGESEMRHRVAASLHHTAMARRVAGVKDALCTEQVAANGARQRYVYVELEKGGAADRVAAEIRADPLFLGEETLVFPVDSVAALEQEGRGVALERRSAPGRAGHQRFLFEARFDEAILTAHMMLAAARALPGLSPGAHSLLDLPMSALWGEQAQTAERIWL; this is encoded by the coding sequence GTGGTAATTCCAAAGGGTCGGAATGAAAAGAACACTATCCGCATCGGGGTGGTGGGATTCGGAAAAGTCGGACGGGCTTGCGCAGAATTGCTGCTCACGAGCAAGGACCTGTTCCTGGCGGCCATCGTTCGACGCCTCGACAGTCTCGCTCAGCCGTTGCCGGAGGTGTTCAGCAAGATTCCGGTCGTGTCGCACACGGCGCAGGTGCACGAGATGGATGCGGCGCTGTTGTGCGTGCCGATCGACCAGCTCGAAGGGGTTGCCCACGGCTGTCTCCAGCATGGTCTCCCGATCATCGAATGCGCGCTCTTGCACGGAGAGGCGTTTCAAGCACATCGGGAAGCGATCAACCGGTTCGCCACTCGTTTCGATGTTCCGGCCATTGTGGGTGCCGGATGGGATCCAGGCGCGTTGTCCGTCATGCGCTCCCTGTTCGGGCTCCTCGCTCCGGAGGGCGAGAGCGAGATGAGGCATCGGGTGGCCGCGAGCCTTCATCATACCGCGATGGCCCGCCGGGTGGCCGGCGTCAAGGACGCGCTTTGCACGGAACAGGTTGCGGCAAACGGGGCGCGGCAACGGTATGTCTATGTCGAGTTGGAGAAGGGGGGCGCGGCGGATCGCGTGGCCGCTGAGATTCGCGCCGATCCGCTCTTCCTCGGAGAAGAGACGCTGGTATTTCCGGTCGACAGTGTGGCCGCGCTCGAGCAGGAAGGGCGCGGGGTCGCGCTTGAGCGGCGGAGTGCGCCGGGGCGTGCGGGGCATCAGCGGTTTCTCTTTGAAGCCCGCTTCGACGAAGCCATTCTCACGGCACACATGATGCTGGCTGCCGCCCGGGCGTTGCCGGGGTTGAGCCCCGGCGCGCATTCCCTCCTCGATCTGCCCATGAGCGCCTTGTGGGGAGAGCAGGCACAAACCGCCGAGCGAATCTGGTTATAG
- a CDS encoding IS256 family transposase → MPRKTNTTKDLAPALPVSQELLDQLVPGPLTPAQFETLFRGLKKAVLERALGAELTHHLGTEQAPGAPRGNHRNGTTPKTVLTDEGAVRLEVPRDRSGTFEPQLIGKHERRFTGFDDKIIALYARGMTVREIQGYLSEMYAVEVSPDFISTVSEAVLAEVTAWQSRPLEPLYPVVFFDALRVKIREDAVVRNKAVYLALGVRADGTREILGLWIEQTEGAKFWLKVFNELRTRGVMDVLIAVVDGLKGLAEAIGTVFPQTTVQTCIVHLIRNSLDYVSWKDRQAVAAAIRPIYTAPTEAAAHAALDAFEAGPWGTKYAPIRGLWRRAWNHVTPFFAFPPEVRRILYTTNAIESVHMRLRKIIKTRGHFPTDEAATKLLWLALRNITAGWSRATRDWKAAMNQFAILYAERFNPSVA, encoded by the coding sequence ATGCCTCGCAAGACGAACACGACGAAGGACCTCGCCCCGGCGCTGCCGGTAAGCCAGGAATTGTTGGACCAGTTGGTGCCTGGGCCGCTGACGCCGGCACAATTTGAGACTCTGTTCCGGGGCCTGAAGAAGGCGGTGCTGGAGCGTGCCCTGGGGGCGGAGCTGACGCATCACCTGGGGACGGAGCAGGCCCCCGGCGCGCCCCGTGGCAACCACCGCAACGGCACGACGCCGAAGACCGTACTCACCGACGAGGGGGCAGTGCGGCTCGAGGTGCCGCGGGATCGGAGCGGGACCTTCGAGCCGCAGTTAATCGGCAAACACGAGCGGCGCTTCACGGGCTTTGATGACAAGATCATCGCCTTGTATGCTCGGGGGATGACCGTCCGGGAGATCCAGGGCTACCTGTCCGAGATGTATGCGGTGGAGGTCTCGCCCGACTTCATCAGCACCGTGAGCGAGGCCGTGCTGGCCGAGGTGACGGCCTGGCAGAGTCGGCCCCTGGAGCCGCTGTACCCCGTCGTGTTCTTCGATGCGTTGCGGGTGAAGATCCGTGAAGACGCGGTGGTGCGGAACAAGGCGGTGTATCTCGCGCTGGGCGTGCGCGCCGATGGGACGCGGGAGATCCTGGGGCTGTGGATCGAGCAGACCGAAGGGGCAAAGTTCTGGCTGAAGGTGTTCAACGAGCTGCGCACCCGTGGGGTCATGGACGTGCTCATCGCGGTGGTGGATGGTTTAAAGGGGCTCGCCGAGGCGATTGGCACGGTGTTTCCACAGACCACCGTGCAAACCTGCATCGTGCACCTGATCCGCAATTCACTGGACTACGTGAGCTGGAAGGACCGCCAGGCGGTGGCCGCCGCAATCCGGCCGATCTACACCGCGCCGACCGAGGCGGCGGCTCACGCCGCGCTGGACGCGTTCGAGGCCGGTCCGTGGGGGACCAAGTATGCGCCCATTCGCGGCCTGTGGCGACGGGCCTGGAACCACGTGACGCCCTTCTTTGCGTTCCCCCCGGAGGTGCGGCGGATCCTCTACACGACCAATGCCATTGAGTCGGTGCACATGCGGCTGCGCAAGATCATCAAGACGCGCGGTCACTTCCCGACCGACGAAGCGGCGACCAAATTGCTGTGGCTGGCGCTGCGCAATATTACGGCCGGCTGGAGCCGGGCGACGCGGGACTGGAAGGCGGCGATGAATCAATTCGCCATCCTGTATGCAGAGCGGTTCAATCCGAGTGTGGCGTGA
- a CDS encoding sugar phosphate nucleotidyltransferase, protein MDQQHPSPSRWAIVLAGGEGTRMQPLVHRWLGFNRPKQYCAFVGSRSIFQHTVDRAALVTAPERIVAVVGRDHRDEILTQLQGRTIGQVIYQPRNCETAAGLFLPLTYIHARAPGATVVIFASDHFIHPEDRFLAAVCRMAGLAETMPDRLVLLGIRPDRLEMEYGWILPGTALSSPEEAPICEVHSFMEKPSRIQAVKAFRHGALWNTFVFAARAELLWQVGTRCFPDVMRRFERLRSVIGQSQEAEVLDAIYKDMPAYNVSTTLLQQAAESAVVVELQDVLWSDWGQPARVAETLRRIGRMPAVPMECLDPPFSTRPLTGADPAPVVQP, encoded by the coding sequence ATGGATCAGCAACACCCATCCCCTTCCCGCTGGGCCATCGTCCTTGCGGGAGGCGAAGGCACCAGGATGCAGCCACTCGTTCATCGCTGGCTCGGATTCAACCGGCCCAAACAGTATTGCGCCTTCGTCGGCTCCCGCTCCATATTTCAGCATACCGTGGACCGCGCGGCCTTGGTGACAGCCCCGGAACGCATCGTCGCCGTGGTGGGGCGCGATCATCGCGACGAAATCCTGACACAGCTACAGGGGCGAACCATCGGGCAGGTCATCTACCAGCCACGCAACTGCGAAACGGCGGCGGGACTCTTTCTCCCCTTGACCTACATTCATGCCCGGGCCCCCGGCGCGACGGTCGTCATCTTTGCCTCCGACCACTTCATCCATCCGGAAGACCGTTTTCTAGCGGCCGTGTGCCGCATGGCCGGCCTGGCGGAGACCATGCCCGATCGACTGGTTCTGCTGGGGATCCGACCGGATCGACTCGAAATGGAATATGGATGGATCCTCCCCGGCACCGCGCTTTCCTCGCCGGAGGAGGCACCGATATGCGAGGTCCATTCATTTATGGAAAAGCCCAGCCGGATCCAGGCTGTCAAGGCGTTTCGCCACGGCGCATTGTGGAATACCTTTGTGTTTGCCGCGCGAGCCGAATTGTTGTGGCAGGTGGGGACGCGTTGCTTCCCAGACGTGATGCGCCGCTTTGAACGGCTCAGAAGCGTGATCGGCCAGTCGCAGGAGGCAGAGGTTCTCGACGCCATTTACAAGGACATGCCCGCGTACAATGTGTCGACCACCCTGCTCCAGCAGGCCGCCGAGTCCGCGGTCGTCGTTGAGCTGCAGGATGTCCTCTGGAGTGATTGGGGCCAACCAGCCAGGGTTGCGGAGACGCTTCGTCGAATCGGCCGCATGCCCGCCGTTCCGATGGAATGCCTCGACCCTCCTTTTTCCACGAGGCCTCTGACAGGCGCCGACCCCGCCCCGGTCGTACAGCCATAA
- a CDS encoding PIN domain-containing protein, with translation MSLSYECSEILARQRADRGRRDFGTVRDHSRGVEKGRHPGYANDIWIAASAMQHGLPILTSDRDFQNISQVIVRHFLPV, from the coding sequence ATGAGCCTGAGTTACGAATGTTCTGAAATCCTCGCACGTCAGCGTGCTGATCGTGGACGAAGAGACTTCGGAACGGTACGCGACCATTCGCGTGGCGTTGAAAAAGGCCGGCACCCCGGTTACGCTAACGATATCTGGATTGCTGCCAGCGCCATGCAGCACGGGCTTCCCATCCTCACCTCAGACCGCGATTTTCAGAACATTTCCCAGGTCATTGTTCGCCACTTTCTCCCCGTCTAG